The Anastrepha ludens isolate Willacy chromosome 2, idAnaLude1.1, whole genome shotgun sequence DNA window GGAATAAATTTTAGGCGCGTATATTGAAATatggttcttgttgttgttgtagcattctAAACCCTTAATCTAACGGCAGACCCaaaaaacttgctgtttcgacaggttgggtccagagtgAGAGAGGTGTTAGACTAATGGGCATGTGAGAAGGTGTTTAatatcgtgcggggtgccttcacatgctggacatatgctTATACTAAACGagtgaattttatataaatataatcaaTTTATACCAACGGGTCAATTCATTCTCATGGCAGCCAATCTGGAATGACTCGGAGTTTTTCCCGACCAgcggctgccgccccagtaaactagccctgtccaGTGCACCGCACCTTACCCCTCATTGAAATATCTTCGAGGTATATACCGCATGTAGTGATCCACCTATAAGACGGTATTTTCATAACGCGATTTTATGTCGCTGTTGTTGTAATAGTACCAGCATAAATATGCTGCCggatgcatatacgaggaatgctgctgaagtgacagtccttggcatgatataaatccggttcgttccgattacgtagaaccgactgtcttcAGAACGATTTTATGTCGCTCGTTTAAATTGGTATTTCCCATATTTCTGATTATTTGTAGACCTCATAATTAAATTTGCATTGTGTTCATATTTGGAAGTgtgaataatttcattttaataattatttatttttaagtaaaatatgtattattgagccgtaagccctggcagctagtgctcctttttttttttttttttttttttttttttattgtaaaataataatttattgttattttccatatattaaataaataaataaatttatttctcagCCATGACAAGTAAAAgagaacaaaactaaattaattacGAGAATACTCCAACAACGCGGAACCAATACACCGTGTTAGAGGGGAGATTACTGTATATATTTGTCAATATTGTTATataatacaagttttttttattctaggtACAATTACAGCTAACGAATAATTCACAACTTCATGatcaaatttaaatcaaataagCTTTGAATaaggaagaaaataattttcactgAGATAAAATATTGAATACTTCAAAATAACAGAAGCATTCCATATACTTTACCTACGGCGTTAACTATGTAATTGTTTCACGTGAGTTCACGGAGAGTTATTTACGGTTACTCTTCCCAAAACgtctaatttcaaatattttttatgaatgacAATACCCCGGATTCACTTCGGTTGAGGACTAGACCGTTATTGTGAGCCCACTCATTGACAACACTTAGGTAGTTAATTGACGCAATAACGTCGCATGAATAAATAAAGCTCTGTCACGACTAGCTCTGGTTTTAGCgaggtcaaaaaaaaaaaaaacaattacaaatatttgttaaattaatatataaaaaaacaataaaatatatttatttttggaagaaatacttcattttatttacaaattttgaagCCACTGTAAgtcttttgaaatttcttcACCCAAATCAGATTTACTgtgttttttccttttcttgaCACTCTCTTCGTTTGTGGATTGTATTTCGCTTTCTTGATGAATAAGGGAACCATCGGAAGGCTTTCGTTTCCTttcacttttcttttctttggactCTCTATCGAATTCTGCCTCATCATCATCAGTACTATCAATACACACAACATTGCTTTTTTGGACAGCCGTTactgtatttgttttttgcttctgCTTGGATAACCCAAGATTCCGACTTTTCGCATTTTTCCGATTCATAATTGCTTCATAGAGTACTTTCGCTGATATTTCGTCCGCCTTTTTAAGTCGTTCCGCTATTGCCCTGTCTACGCGTAAGCTTTTATCAAATTGATGGCCATGTAAAGGATGACGAACTTTGATCATATCGGGCAAAGGTACACGCCCTTGCGGTGGATATAAAGCTTCTGCATTTTCTAATGTCACTGCTTCAGTAGCCTTCAGACGTCCACGCAGTAAAATGTTTCCTTTTACTGGTAATAAACGCAGCGAATAACGACCTTTACGATTGCAATAGCCGAATGCACGTAATTCTGGCAAGTCATATTCAACTGCTACAGCTTCAGACGAATTGAAATTGGTCCGCCCGGGGATCTTTAATCTCTGATCCTCCAATTCCGATTTAATATCAAATCCTTTAGGGCACTGCAGCAACCAAACTTCATCCTCGACTTCATCAATCTCTTGAAATCCGCCGATTGTGGTCACTTCTTTACTGGGTTTGATTTCTTTGTAATCCCTGTTGTCTTCTAGGAAACTGTCTTTAATGCTTGTTTCCATttcaaataattgttttatgacactttcatttaaaatatagtctgcaaatgaaaacactTCACGTGCACAATGTTGTTAGGTCTGTTCCCTTACCGGTAgaatttgtaaactttttaaatatttaagctaaAGCGAGTTCATTTAAATGGTGACACTCAAGTCGAATTGAATACCGAAGGTGGCGCCTTCACAAAACCGTTAGTTTAGTTTTCACGATTTTGACGTGTGACGTCGTaataattatgcaaaaaaacaaaaggaggagaaagtacacatttgtaaaaattcagtgaTACTGCTGCTAACTTTTATAAGCCCTgaagtagaagaaaaaattacacaaataatACTCGAAAAAATTACCCAAACGCGACGTCACACTCTCAGCGATTGGGTCAAATTCTCTCAGAGCGAAATAGCATAACATAATGTACATCGTGTAacatcaaggcgaattgagtatctaGTGTAGTGCCATTAAaaacaagtctgacgtcagctcccttcgcaatacaaaaaaaaacgaacaaagcaaacagaAGAAGGAAAAATTAGATGTTTGTGAAAACTGAATGAATTGCTTGGTAGtagttgtgagatttaaactaatcaaactaataaaaacgaagtgccgtgtgataaattgtgaaagcacaaattaatataaagcggaagacgccgtggcaagaaagtatgtgtgtgtgtgtgtgtgtgtataaactcttatgtttggttgtttccattgtttacgcctactcttcttctttaCACGCAAGTAATTACtcttccttttgcttgtttattcaagggctcttacgacacggcgaaacaacaaacaaatatttgccaGCATAACTACGGCCTTAAGCTCCATAACCGCATAAATCAACTGATCGAACCAACCTCTGGACAATGTTATCggacaaatgatgaaaaatgtatgtaaatatcagctgtttatggctGTGGCACCAATAACAGCgctagcaagtggcgaatagctTAAACAACGAATAAATGAAGATACATATATTGGCAACGCGGGAATAGAGCTTCCTTACATGTTTTTGTACGGCAGTGAGTTTTACCAGTATAATAaggtataaccatactcgctagcggcgaatcttgctcgataactttgttgttgctttcacatgcaaattttcgtCAAGATAATCGAGCATAGATATAGCGAGCAGAGATGTGGCGAATAGAAGGCGCCTACTATTTCATGACATGAACTGCCAAACTCATTCAATTTACTATCTCGATagtcaattttattaaaattaaccattgaaaacaaacacaaatttaaTGCCAAGATGCCTAATAAAATATTGCCATCGCTTTCAATCAAATTAAACAGTTGTTATTCAATGAACACGAAATGAATGAGTGTCGAGATGTTAAGTAAAATCAGCTTCCATTTTGTGGTTTGATAACTCAATTTCCATTTTACCGCGCTACAACGAACCGATTTACTTGACGTCATTTTCAAAACGAAATGACGGAGCAAAGTCAAAACTGAAATTTTATAGATATTAGAACGCATTTAGTAAAAGGTGTAGATGTTGGGTTACAAAAGGAGTTGGTTCAATGATAGTTCTTATTGTCTAAAGTGGAATCAAAATCAAAGAGGAAAGAAAGGTATTGGAATacattttcaatgaaattatatttctatgaaCCCAAGGTGAATTGAGTACTATTCTCTATCATCCTTGCATTAAACtttgttttaggtttttttcttgtgaaaCGGTGCGTATTCTTTACTTGTTCCTGAATTTATTGCCTACCAACGCAGAAGAGAAAACTTAACAAATAATACAGTTAACAATTATATTACAAATTTGGTCTCATGGCAGTCATGGCTCAAATaaacaaatgtcaaaaaaattgtgtacgtGTTTATAAAGTACAAACGTCGgaaaaagaaattgagaaaaagtcAGGAGCAGCAGAACTGAGTACAaagcgaaaaaataaattttcaattagtttttggttttttgaaagtttttgcattataatttttattttgttaatcgcgtatacaaaacaaaaggagaagacgtttgtGTGCGAGTGCACATTCCAAATAACcaattttttgtaagtataatattgcATGTGAACTGTTTTGGTTTAGGAGAGGGTGAAGGTGTTTGGATGCAGCTGCGTTTGCAGTTAATGCATTTTCAATATTGCAATGCCTCGTAATCTGTTTTGTAATACCATATATATTTTAAGCGTTGGGAATTAGTTTTCAtcgtttaaaaatcaaaatggtCAATGCTAGTGTCAATAGCACACACACTTATGTATTTTGATAAAAACGGTAAAAATATAATCAATGCATTTTTTCGCACATTGCAGAACTGTGCAaaaccaaaaatacaaaaaattttatccaaaatttATTGGTGTcttcgcaaaattattcacattttactttatatttccTTACAGTTACAAGAGCTATAAATTAGCTGAGAGATTGCTGCGGCagctaaataataaaataaaaacttaaggaATATATACAGGTATCCGCCGAAAATCGAATTTGTTTACGTAACCAACTCTTCCAAAACATGAACCTATCATCGGCTTCTAATCGTGACATGTCTCGGACAGACTCCCAATCACCACCCACCACAGCTAGAAGCAAAGGCAACATCTCGTCATTTGGACAACTCAACGACACAAGCTTGAACAGCACTAGTATATACGGCAGTGCTTTAGAAAATCTCACCGCATATACTTCCTTTGACGGTAACTAAATgactttaaatgaaatattttaaggtATTTAGCGCAATTCTCAAtcctttaaaaatgaatttgttcTAACATTGGCCTGGGCAgaatgttcaataaaaaattaaaaataccagCCGTCACGGAATTTCCAGCGGCCAGTATAACTGTGCTTCTAATGCTTTGCTAATGTTTCAGAAGCTTTAGCTCGCTTTTTGGACGACTGTACACCAGTACTCGTTTGCTTTAAAAGTAAATCAATGTTATTCCGTCTTTTTCAAATAGTTctgtattgaaattaaaatgatgGAACCATGTcgatattatttttctacttacCGTATCTTTAAACGACCTCTGTGTCATGTGTGTGACCGCAGTCCAATACATTATACTGTAAAATTACTTTCTTAATTTGCAGAAAGTGCCAATAATAATTCACACCTTAACATATCCACCGACACAACATTGAACGGCAGTGATTCACATCGAAGTAACACAACCACCGGTTCGTGCAGCTCCACCGCCACACGTGATTTGAATACGAACATCAGCGCCAGTATGCTTCTGATACAGTCCGAGAGCACTGACACAAATACTTCACAAGACGAAGTCGATCCAAAATCACAACTAGCAAATAAGACAATATTTAAGACGGATAATCCAAATTTGTCAATTATAGAAATTAGTGATAATTCAATTAAAGAGCAAGATCTTGAAAATTCCGTACTGTTAATAGAATCATCATCGGATGATGAAAGCGTTCAACAACAAAAAGCGGACAAATCTGTTGGTATTGGAGGGGTTAAGCAAAAAACGTCTCCGCTAAAAGCTGGAGATGCTGCTCTTGCTGCATCGGCAGAGAAGCGACGCAAAAAGGCCGAATGTTTGATACACTCCAGTAAACAAAAGCTGAACGTAGAGATAGCTGAAGCGGTCGCAGCCGAATCAAAAGCTGGTAGTGGGGACAAAAGCGAACCGCACGGAAGTGTCGAACTGGAAATACAAGAAGGACAACCAAGTGGTACCAGGCGTGAAATCCAAATTTACGATACAATAGAAGAGTTCGAAAAACACTTGCCGTCAACGGTAACCGTGCTAGATACGCCATTCGGTAGCAGAGTATATTTAGTGGGCACAGCTCACTTCAGTGAGGAATCGCAAGATGATGTTTCTTATGTGAGTACCGCCCCATAAAGCGAAGAAATTCTATACACtcgaaaaattcatttaaatgctATTATTTTTTAGGTTATACGCAACGTCCGTCCAGAAGTGGTGATGGTTGAACTATGCCCATCTCGCGTACATATATTGAAACTCGACGAAAAGACACTGTTGGAAgaggcaaaaaattttaattttgctaaggtAAGACGTCTTCTAAACAATGTACAAAACGCAAAATTAtaactaaatttattaaaacttgctcagcgatgtgcatatgtaaaaaaatttattttataatgcaAAACTTAATTTACGTGCTATTTAACAGATACGCAGTATAATACAGACGCACGGCTATATCAAtggcatcttcttcattttGCTGCTGCAGATGAGCGCACAAATCGCCAAAGACTTGGGCATGGCGCCAGGTGGAGAGTTCCGACGTGCGTTCGAAGAAATTCACAAACTTCCTGGCTGCATGCTACATCTGGGCGATCGGCCCATCCGCATCACACTACATCGCGCATTGCGCGCGCTCTCGCTATGGCAGACTATAAAGCTGGTGTGGCGTCTAACCTCTACTGATACCATAAGCATCGAGGAGGTAGAAGAATGCAAGCAGCGTGATTTGCTCGAAAAATTAATGCAGGAA harbors:
- the LOC128855431 gene encoding uncharacterized protein LOC128855431 produces the protein MNLSSASNRDMSRTDSQSPPTTARSKGNISSFGQLNDTSLNSTSIYGSALENLTAYTSFDESANNNSHLNISTDTTLNGSDSHRSNTTTGSCSSTATRDLNTNISASMLLIQSESTDTNTSQDEVDPKSQLANKTIFKTDNPNLSIIEISDNSIKEQDLENSVLLIESSSDDESVQQQKADKSVGIGGVKQKTSPLKAGDAALAASAEKRRKKAECLIHSSKQKLNVEIAEAVAAESKAGSGDKSEPHGSVELEIQEGQPSGTRREIQIYDTIEEFEKHLPSTVTVLDTPFGSRVYLVGTAHFSEESQDDVSYVIRNVRPEVVMVELCPSRVHILKLDEKTLLEEAKNFNFAKIRSIIQTHGYINGIFFILLLQMSAQIAKDLGMAPGGEFRRAFEEIHKLPGCMLHLGDRPIRITLHRALRALSLWQTIKLVWRLTSTDTISIEEVEECKQRDLLEKLMQEMAGEFPAFSDVFVKERDLFLCHSLQLAALPQTPVDGSSVPRPVRVVGVVGIGHANGIAKMWGLVDPQKIPAIMEIPPASISTRICKFTLKYGLISLTLYGAFKLLRPRLTHFL
- the LOC128859673 gene encoding uncharacterized protein LOC128859673, yielding METSIKDSFLEDNRDYKEIKPSKEVTTIGGFQEIDEVEDEVWLLQCPKGFDIKSELEDQRLKIPGRTNFNSSEAVAVEYDLPELRAFGYCNRKGRYSLRLLPVKGNILLRGRLKATEAVTLENAEALYPPQGRVPLPDMIKVRHPLHGHQFDKSLRVDRAIAERLKKADEISAKVLYEAIMNRKNAKSRNLGLSKQKQKTNTVTAVQKSNVVCIDSTDDDEAEFDRESKEKKSERKRKPSDGSLIHQESEIQSTNEESVKKRKKHSKSDLGEEISKDLQWLQNL